One region of Streptococcus parasanguinis genomic DNA includes:
- the gshAB gene encoding bifunctional glutamate--cysteine ligase GshA/glutathione synthetase GshB: protein MTINQLLQKLDTSSPILQATFGLERENLRVTTDGHLAQTAHPSQLGSRNFHPTIQTDFSEQQLELITPIAHSTKEARRLLGAISDVAGRSIDQSECLWPLSMPPQLTEEDIIIARLENEYERHYREGLAKKYGKKLQAISGIHYNMELGKDLVAALFQVSSYHLLKDFKNDLYLKLARNFLRFRWLLTYLYGAAPLAEAGFYSQEYPQPIRSFRNSDYGYVNDENIQVSYTSLEQYVTDIENYVQSGELSAEKEFYSAVRFRGQKHNRAYLEQGITYLEFRCFDLNPFDHLGISQETLDTVHLFLLGLLWLDDVENVDAVLKAAHDLNQKIACSHPLTALPDEADSSALLQAMEELIQHFELPTYYQTLLDQMREALLHPQLTLSGQLLPHIQQDSLTAFGLEKAEEYHRYAWTAPYALKGYENMELSTQMLLFDAIQKGLNVEILDEKDQFLKLWHGSHVEYVKNGNMTSKDNYVIPLAMANKTVTKKILAAADFPVPAGAEFSSLEEGLAYYPLIKNREIVVKPKSTNFGLGISIFQEPASLEAYHKALEIAFSEDVAVLVEEFIAGTEYRFFVLDGQCQAVLLRVAANVVGDGQHTVRELIAIKNDNPLRGRDHRSPLEIIELGDIELLMLDQQGYGPDDILPAGVKVDLRRNSNISTGGDSIDVTDSMHPSYKELAADMAKAMGAWACGVDLIIPDSSAISTKENPNCTCIELNFNPSMYMHTYCAEGPGQSITPKILAKLFPEMDL from the coding sequence ATGACGATTAATCAATTACTGCAGAAACTGGATACATCAAGCCCTATTCTCCAAGCGACCTTTGGTCTGGAGAGGGAAAATCTGCGAGTGACAACTGATGGACACTTAGCTCAAACTGCTCATCCGAGTCAGCTTGGTTCCCGCAATTTCCACCCGACCATCCAAACAGACTTCAGCGAACAACAACTGGAACTAATTACACCTATTGCTCACTCTACTAAGGAAGCGCGGCGCTTACTGGGAGCTATCAGCGATGTGGCAGGCCGCTCAATTGACCAGAGTGAATGCCTGTGGCCTCTGTCCATGCCACCGCAGCTGACTGAAGAAGATATTATCATCGCCCGTCTGGAAAACGAATACGAACGCCACTACCGAGAGGGTTTAGCGAAAAAATATGGCAAAAAACTACAGGCCATCTCTGGCATCCACTACAACATGGAGCTAGGGAAAGATCTGGTCGCTGCTCTCTTTCAAGTCAGCTCCTATCATTTACTCAAGGACTTTAAAAATGACCTCTATCTCAAACTGGCTCGAAACTTTCTGCGTTTCCGATGGCTCTTAACCTATCTCTACGGTGCTGCTCCTCTGGCAGAAGCCGGCTTCTACAGTCAGGAATACCCGCAGCCTATCCGCTCTTTTCGCAACAGCGACTATGGCTATGTCAATGACGAGAATATTCAGGTGTCCTACACTTCTTTGGAGCAATATGTAACCGATATTGAAAACTACGTTCAGTCTGGCGAGCTCAGTGCTGAAAAAGAATTTTACTCAGCCGTTCGCTTCCGTGGACAGAAGCACAATCGCGCCTATCTGGAGCAGGGTATCACCTATCTGGAATTCCGCTGCTTCGATCTCAATCCTTTTGACCATTTGGGCATTAGCCAAGAGACCTTAGATACTGTCCATCTCTTTTTACTGGGCCTGCTCTGGCTAGATGATGTAGAAAATGTTGATGCAGTATTAAAAGCTGCCCATGATTTGAACCAGAAAATTGCTTGTAGCCACCCGCTGACTGCCCTGCCAGATGAGGCAGACAGCTCAGCCCTTCTCCAAGCCATGGAAGAGCTCATCCAGCATTTTGAACTGCCAACTTACTATCAAACTTTGCTGGACCAGATGAGAGAGGCTCTCTTACATCCTCAGCTGACACTGTCAGGACAGCTCCTGCCCCATATCCAGCAAGATTCCTTAACAGCTTTTGGTCTAGAAAAAGCAGAAGAATACCACCGCTATGCCTGGACTGCTCCTTATGCCCTCAAAGGCTACGAAAATATGGAACTGTCCACCCAGATGCTACTCTTTGATGCTATTCAAAAGGGGCTAAATGTCGAAATTTTAGATGAAAAGGACCAATTTCTCAAGCTTTGGCATGGTAGTCATGTAGAATATGTCAAGAACGGCAATATGACCTCCAAGGATAACTATGTCATCCCTTTGGCCATGGCCAATAAAACAGTCACCAAAAAGATTTTGGCAGCAGCTGACTTTCCCGTTCCGGCTGGAGCAGAATTTTCTTCTCTAGAAGAGGGACTGGCCTACTACCCTTTGATTAAGAACCGAGAAATTGTTGTCAAACCCAAGTCAACTAACTTCGGACTGGGCATCTCTATCTTCCAAGAGCCAGCTAGCCTGGAAGCTTATCACAAGGCTCTGGAGATTGCTTTTTCAGAAGATGTCGCCGTCTTAGTGGAGGAATTTATCGCTGGAACGGAGTACCGCTTCTTTGTCTTAGACGGACAATGCCAAGCAGTCCTCTTGCGAGTGGCGGCCAATGTCGTCGGAGACGGTCAGCATACCGTGAGAGAATTGATTGCCATCAAAAATGACAATCCTCTGCGGGGCCGAGATCATCGTTCACCGCTTGAAATCATTGAACTGGGGGACATTGAACTGCTCATGCTGGACCAGCAAGGCTATGGACCAGATGATATCCTGCCTGCTGGAGTCAAGGTTGACTTGCGGCGCAATTCCAACATTTCTACTGGCGGAGACTCGATTGATGTCACAGACAGCATGCACCCATCTTATAAGGAACTCGCTGCGGACATGGCAAAGGCTATGGGAGCCTGGGCCTGTGGCGTTGATCTCATCATCCCTGACAGCTCTGCTATTTCCACAAAGGAAAATCCCAACTGTACCTGCATCGAGCTCAACTTCAATCCTTCTATGTATATGCACACCTATTGTGCTGAGGGGCCGGGACAAAGCATTACTCCGAAAATACTAGCTAAACTTTTCCCAGAAATGGACCTATAA
- the hslO gene encoding Hsp33 family molecular chaperone HslO — translation MDKIIKTISESGTFRAYVLDSTETVRTAQEKHHTQASSTVALGRTLIASQILAANEKGDTKITVKVLGTSSLGAIITVADTKGNVKGYVQNPGVDIKKTATGEVLVGPFVGNGEFLVITDYGTGNPYNSMTPLVTGEIGEDLAFYLTESQQTPSAVGLNVLLDDEDKVKVAGGFLLQVLPNAKEEEIARFEKRIQEMPAISTLLESEDHIEALLAAIYGDEPFKRLSEEELRFQCDCNHERFLNALASLPASDLKEMKDEDHGAEITCQFCQTHYHFDENDLEELIRDKS, via the coding sequence ATGGACAAAATTATCAAAACTATCTCAGAAAGCGGCACTTTTCGTGCCTATGTACTAGACAGTACAGAAACCGTACGAACAGCCCAAGAAAAACATCATACACAAGCTAGCTCCACGGTCGCACTTGGCCGTACCCTCATTGCCAGTCAAATCTTGGCGGCAAACGAGAAAGGAGATACTAAAATTACGGTCAAGGTCCTTGGGACTAGCTCACTCGGAGCCATCATCACCGTGGCAGATACCAAGGGAAATGTTAAGGGTTACGTACAAAATCCTGGAGTGGATATCAAGAAGACGGCAACTGGTGAAGTCCTGGTGGGACCATTTGTCGGAAACGGAGAATTCTTGGTTATCACAGATTATGGTACGGGAAATCCTTATAACTCCATGACCCCTCTTGTAACCGGTGAAATCGGAGAAGACCTGGCCTTTTATCTGACGGAAAGCCAACAAACACCATCTGCAGTTGGACTCAATGTTCTTTTGGATGACGAAGATAAGGTTAAAGTGGCGGGTGGCTTCTTGCTCCAGGTCTTGCCAAATGCCAAGGAAGAAGAAATCGCACGCTTTGAAAAACGCATCCAAGAAATGCCTGCTATTTCAACACTTTTGGAATCTGAAGACCATATTGAAGCTCTTCTTGCTGCTATCTATGGGGATGAGCCTTTCAAACGTCTCTCTGAAGAAGAACTTCGCTTCCAGTGCGACTGCAACCATGAGCGTTTCTTGAACGCTTTAGCAAGTCTGCCAGCTAGTGATCTAAAAGAGATGAAAGATGAAGATCACGGTGCAGAGATTACCTGCCAATTCTGCCAAACACACTACCACTTTGACGAAAATGACTTGGAGGAACTCATTCGTGACAAATCTTAA